In Thermobaculum terrenum ATCC BAA-798, the DNA window CAGATCCTGCCTCCACTCCATAGGCAGTGGACTCCCAGAGCGTACCCTGCCCCTGTAGTCCCTGGTGCCTGCCATGGCCTTGCACTCAAAGCTCCCAGCTGCGCTACCACACAGCCCCACAGCGGCCTCCCCAACAGCTCGCCCTCAGGGATACCCCACACCCACCACCCTTATTCCCGAATTCCCGATTGTTAAGAGACCGGGAAATCGGGAATTTACCATAACGCTGGATGACTCCCGCCCCCTGCCACAGGTGAGCCGTCCCTGTCCGGCGCCGCCCACCTGTGGCCCGGGCTTCCCGTCCTCCTGCTGCAGAGGGTCTGCAGGGGCAGGATTACTGGCATCTGGAATTGGTCTTCGCCCCTGCGCATCCTCCTCTCAAAGGCAGCAGAGATGGTCCGGGGCACGCCCACATTCCGCCACTGCCCCTCTCCAGAAGTCCTCAGGACTCAGCTCCCACTTGTCCCATCCCAGGCACTTCAGCTCCATGTACGGACCGGTGCCTCGTCGTACGCCCCATCAGGTCTCAGACACCCCTCTCTGGGACCCCCTCCTCGCGAACTCCCCTGGCAGAGCCCAGTCCTCAGGTAGCCTCTCCGTCAAGCGGCCCCCTTCGGACAAATTCCCGACTTCCCGATTGTTAAGAGACCGGGAAATCGGGAATTAGAGCCTGTGCCCTTGCATGGAGTGGAGCCTGGACATGTCGGGGGGTATCTTGACAGCCTGGGCGGAGGGGTGTAGAGTAGGGGCTGGCTGATACCAAACGGGGTATCTAAAACTAAACCCCCAGGTAGAATGCGGAGTTAGCAAGTATTGTCCCCACACGCGTGGGGGTGAACCAGAAAGCCAGTCTTTAGGGATGCGGAATACACCATTGTCCCCACACGCGTGGGGGTGAACCGCCACCGAGACCACGAACCGTGAAGAGCGTCCAATTGTCCCCACACGCGTGGGGGTGAACCGAGCTCACGACCTGGGAGCAGGCGAAATCCCTCATTGTCCCCACACGCGTGGGGGTGAACCGTGGCGTGGCAGGGTGTGGGCACCTCCCGAGACATTGTCCCCACACGCGTGGGGGTGAACCGTACTGTGACGACGACGCCCGCATCCGCGAGGCATTGTCCCCACACGCGTGGGGGTGAACCGGGCTGTGAGCCCAGGTACTGCGCCTGCCACCAATTGTCCCCACACGCGTGGGGGTGAACCGGTATGCGCTCATCGTCTGCTCCTTGTAGTGTGATTGTCCCCACACGCGTGGGGGTGAACCGTCCTCCAGGTGAGCACGCGCCCACAGGGGCCGATTGTCCCCACACGCGTGGGGGTGAACCGGAGGTACGAGATGATCAAGCGTGAATTCCTTAATTGTCCCCACACGCGTGGGGGTGAACCGCGTCCGCGAGCGGCTGGGCATGTCCCAGAACGATTGTCCCCACACGCGTGGGGGTGAACCGGGGCTTGAGATCGGCGAGAGGCAAGCTGTGCCTTCCTCCCCTTGGGTGGGATATAGAGTGTGAGGGTTGTGGCTTGTGGCTGCGGCAGGGGGAAAGGTCATCGCCTGCTGCAGAGGGAGTACTTACGACTAATTCCCGATTTCCCGATTGTTAAGGGACCGGGAAATCGGGAATTTACCATAATGCTGTAGATGAGTGATACCCCGCACCATGGTGGTAGCATCGCCTGAGGGAAGTCCTCATGACCCTGCGCTCAGGCATCCGTCTGTGGCGTTGCTTCCTGCGGAGCACTCTCAGGGTGTAGTTGCGGGCAAGGGGCACCTCTGGCCCTGCCAGGCTTCCGTCCATCGTGGGACAGGCGGCCTCCTCTGGCCCCGACACCTCACTCCCGGGCCACACGCAGGCCTTGATATACCTGTCTCTAATTACTCCTCAGCGCAGGGTCACCTCCAGCCCCCAGGCCCCATGCACCCCTCTCACGACGGACCCCTCCGAAGCAATTCCCGATTTCCCGATTACTTAAGAACCGGGAAATCGGGAATTTACCATAATGCCACTCTCTCCCACCCCTCATAGCACACTCCACTCCCTTCCCTAAGCCCTCCCTATCCTCCATGACCCAACCCTTATCCAGGCCCCTAACGTCCAACCTTCCCTCTCTCCAGCAGGGATGCGCCCCCTGTCCTCCCACTACCTCGGCCGGCCACCATCCCTCCCCATCCCAATCCCATCCCCAAACCACCCTTCTAAACTCCACTGATCCCTACTCTATGACCCAGTCCACTGGACACCACCGAGCGTCCCCCTCTCCAGAGGTGGGAGAGGGGCTAGGGGAGAGGGGGTCCCTGGGACAGAGCAGGACGCCTCAGAGCACTCATATGTTCTCCACAACCTCCCTGGATGGCACCATGGCACAGCTTTGTGGGGGGTGGTGAGGCCATGGAGAGGAGGAGGGGAACCCCAGACGATCCATGATCGTCCGGGGACCCAGGAGGGGCGGCGACTCCCGTCCCCCTCCTCTCCATGAATCCCCCTTACACCACTGCGTGGTGGAAGATCCACAGAGGAGAGGCTTGGAGAGATCACTCTCCATGAGAGGAAGCCCCCCTCGCCACTGAGTGGTGCTCCTCCACCAGGAGGAGTGCGTGAGAGGGTACTCTCCATGAATCCCTAACACACCCAGCCCTGGGTGATCCACCCTAGGGAGAGGTCATGGAGAGGAGGGGCGGCGACTCCCGTCCCCCTCCTCTCCATGAATCCCCCTTACACCACTGCGTGGTGGAAGATCCACAGAGGAGAGGCTTGGAGAGACCACTCTCCATGAGAGGCACCCCGCCTGGGGCAGTCCCCCGGAGGGGGGCGGGGGGAGGGAGTGCCCCCTCGGGGGCATTACAGGGTATCATAGACCTGTAAGGGGGGAAACACCTTGAAAGATCGCAGCAGATTCGTAATTGGCCTCACCGGTAACATAGCCTGTGGCAAGTCCACCGTCAGCGGGATGCTTGCCGAGCTCGGCGCGCGGGTGCTCGACGCCGACCTCATCGCTCACGAGGCGCTCGTGCCCAGCACCTCCACTTACCAGCGGGTGGTCCAGGAGTTCGGCAGCGACATCCTCAGGACCGACCTCAGCGTGGATCGCGCCGCGCTGGGGAGGATAGTGTTCGCGGATCCCGACGCCCTTCGCAGGCTGGAGCGGATTGTGCACCCCTACGTCGTGGAGCGGATATCCCATGAGGTCTCGGGGAGCCCGGGAGTGGTGGTCATCGACGCCATCAAGCTCTTTGAGAGCGGGCTCGACTCACTGTGCGACGAGGTGTGGGTCGTCACCTGTACACCCGAGCAGCAGCTGGAGAGGCTGCGTGCCAGGAGTGGGCTCACCAGGGAGGAGGCGCTACGGAGGATCAACGCCCAGCCTCCTCAGGGGGAGAAGGTCCGCAGGGCTGATGTCGTCATCGACAACTCGGGGAGTGTCGAGGATACAAGGCAGCAGGTGCTCGCCCAATGGGAGAGGATAGCTGAGAGGTTGGCTACGTAGGGCACGGCAACCACGCGCCGTGCCCCTGGTGTTATCGCTCTGAGGATCGGGGCTTGCCGGAGGGGCGCCCACCCCTGGAGGGCTTGGATCCCTGGGATCCGGAGGCCACCGCCAGCTTGCCCGACTGCCTGGAGGATGGCGTTTCACCCGTCAGGACAGCGCGCCTCGAGAGGCTTATCTTGCCGTTGCGGTCTATGTCCGTCACCATCACGGTGATCTCGTCGCCCAGCTTGACCACATCCTCCACACGGTTCACCCGCGTATCGGACAGCTCGCTGATGTGCACCAGACCGTCCTTGCCGGGCGCCAGCTCCACGAACGCCCCGTAGGGCATGATCCCTACCACCTTGCCGGTGTAGACCTGCCCCACCTCTATGTCGCGGGTGAGCATCTCGATGCGCCGCCTGGCCTCCTCGGCCCCCTCGGCGTTCGTCGAGTAGATCAGGATCGTGCCGTCGTCCTCGATATCGATCTGGGACCCCGTTGCATCGGTGATCGCCCTGATCGTCTTACCGCCGGGCCCTATCACCGCGCCGATCTTCTCGGGGTTGATCTTCATCGTGAGGATTCGCGGCGCGTACCCGGAGAGGGTACTGCGGACCTCGGGTATCGCCTCCAGCATCTTGCCCAGGATGTACATCCTGCCCTCGCGCGCCTGCTCGAACGCCTCCCTCATGATGTCGAAGGTTATGCCGGTGGTCTTGATGTCCATCTGCAGGCCTGTGACGCCCTTCTCGGTGCCCGCCACCTTGAAGTCCATGTCTCCCAGCGCGTCCTCGATGCCCTGGATGTCCGTCAGGATCACGTACTTGCCGTCCGGGCCCGTGACCAGGCCCATCGCCACGCCGGAGACCGGCGCCTTGATCGGCACGCCAGCGTCCATCAGCGCCAGCGTCGAGCCGCACACGCTGCCCATCGAGCTGGAGCCGTTGGAGCTGACCACCTCGGAGACCACGCGGACCGTGTAGGGGAACTCCTCCTCCGAGGGCATGACCGGCAGCAGGGACCTCTCCACCAGGGCGCCATGGCCTATGTCGCGCCTGCTGGGGCCTCGCAGCGGCCTGATCTCGCCCGTGCTATATGGCGGGAAGTTGTAGTGGTGCATGAAGCGCTTGGATTCCTCCATGCCCAGGTCGTCGAGGATCTGCTCCTCGCGCCTGGTGCCCAGCGTCACCACGCTTATGATCTGGGTCTGGCCGCGGGTGAAGAGCGCCGACCCGTGTGTCCGCGGCAGGAGCCCCACCTCCGCCGAGACTGGGCGAATCTCCTTTGGGCCCCTTCCGTCCGGGCGAACGCCCTCGTTCAGTATGCGGTTGCGCACCTCTTCCTTCAGGAGCGTCTCGAACTCGCGGGCCACGGCTCCCGTCAGGTCTGCGGGATCCGCCACGTCGTCGCTGATCATCGCCGCGATCAGGTTGGCCTTGACCTCGGCTATGGCCTCCTCGCGCAGCACCTTGTCCGGGTTGTTCACGGCCTCCTTGAGCTTGTCGCCCAGCCACTCGCGCACCCGGGCGGTGAACTCCTCGTCCACCTCGGGGACGTCGAAGTGGTGCTTAGGCTTACCCGCCACAGCCACCAGCTGCTCCTGCAGCTTTATGGTGTCCTGCAGCATCCTGTGACCGAACTCCACCGCGCCCAGCATGACCGACTCCGGCAGCTCGTGCGCGGAGCCCTCCACCATGATCACGGCGTCCTTCGTGCCCGCCACCGTCAGGTCCAGCAGGCTCTCCTCCCGCTGGTCGGCGGTGGGGTTGAGTATGTACTCGCCGTCTATGTACCCCACTCTCGCCGCACCCACGGGCCCCAGGAAGGGGATGTCCGAGATGCTCAGGGCCGCGCTGCCGCCGATTATCGAGAGGAGGTCGGGCTCGTTCTGCTGGTCGGTGCTGAGCACCGTGGTGATGATCTGTACCTCGTACTTGTAGCCCTTCGGGAAGAGAGGGCGCAGAGGGCGGTCGGTCAGCCTTGCGGCCAGCGTTGCGTTCTCCGAGGGCCTGCCCTCACGGCGGATGAAGCCCCCAGGGATCTTGCCCGCCGCGTACATCCGCTCCTCGTACTGCACCGTCAGCGGGAAGAAGTCCATGTTGGAGGGTGCGTCCGCCCTCACGGCCGTGGTAAGGACCACGGTATCTCCGTACTGGACCAGCACAGCTCCGTGTGCCTGGCCAGCTATCCTGCCTGTTTCTATAGATAGTTTCCGTCCTGCCCAGATAGTCTCAAACTTGCTAATCATCTTCGCGTTCCACACCTCTATGAAAAGCCC includes these proteins:
- the coaE gene encoding dephospho-CoA kinase (Dephospho-CoA kinase (CoaE) performs the final step in coenzyme A biosynthesis.), with the protein product MKDRSRFVIGLTGNIACGKSTVSGMLAELGARVLDADLIAHEALVPSTSTYQRVVQEFGSDILRTDLSVDRAALGRIVFADPDALRRLERIVHPYVVERISHEVSGSPGVVVIDAIKLFESGLDSLCDEVWVVTCTPEQQLERLRARSGLTREEALRRINAQPPQGEKVRRADVVIDNSGSVEDTRQQVLAQWERIAERLAT
- the pnp gene encoding polyribonucleotide nucleotidyltransferase; the protein is MISKFETIWAGRKLSIETGRIAGQAHGAVLVQYGDTVVLTTAVRADAPSNMDFFPLTVQYEERMYAAGKIPGGFIRREGRPSENATLAARLTDRPLRPLFPKGYKYEVQIITTVLSTDQQNEPDLLSIIGGSAALSISDIPFLGPVGAARVGYIDGEYILNPTADQREESLLDLTVAGTKDAVIMVEGSAHELPESVMLGAVEFGHRMLQDTIKLQEQLVAVAGKPKHHFDVPEVDEEFTARVREWLGDKLKEAVNNPDKVLREEAIAEVKANLIAAMISDDVADPADLTGAVAREFETLLKEEVRNRILNEGVRPDGRGPKEIRPVSAEVGLLPRTHGSALFTRGQTQIISVVTLGTRREEQILDDLGMEESKRFMHHYNFPPYSTGEIRPLRGPSRRDIGHGALVERSLLPVMPSEEEFPYTVRVVSEVVSSNGSSSMGSVCGSTLALMDAGVPIKAPVSGVAMGLVTGPDGKYVILTDIQGIEDALGDMDFKVAGTEKGVTGLQMDIKTTGITFDIMREAFEQAREGRMYILGKMLEAIPEVRSTLSGYAPRILTMKINPEKIGAVIGPGGKTIRAITDATGSQIDIEDDGTILIYSTNAEGAEEARRRIEMLTRDIEVGQVYTGKVVGIMPYGAFVELAPGKDGLVHISELSDTRVNRVEDVVKLGDEITVMVTDIDRNGKISLSRRAVLTGETPSSRQSGKLAVASGSQGSKPSRGGRPSGKPRSSER